From Pseudoalteromonas sp. Scap06:
AATAATGGCGAAGTAATTTGGGTTCGCTTTGAAGGCGGCAGCAGATTATGCGCCATAAAACTAGCCTGTGGTACTGTGGTTACAAGTCGCGTGAGTCATGAAGTAGTGGTAAATCCTGGTGATAACGTACATGTATCGCTTAGTACCTCTCATCCACTGGCGGCATTTAAAAGCTAGCGCTTTATATATTCTACTTTGGAGGAAACTATGAACGGACCAAATCCAAACAATCCATCACCTATGGAAGGGTTTCCTCAAGTATGTTATTTAAAAGACTTTATCACCTCTGCGAATATAGAGGTTGGTGATTATACCTATTACGACGACCCTGATGGCCCTGAAAACTTTGAAAAAAATGTACTTTACCATTTCGATTTTATCGGGGACCGTCTTATCATAGGTAAGTTTTGTGCGATAGCTAAAGACGTTACTTTTATAATGAATGGGGCTAATCATCAAACCTCCGGCTTTTCTACCTATCCATTTTTTATATTTGGCAATGGCTGGGAAAAATCTGCACCTCAACAAGGTGATTTACCTTTTAAAGGTGATACTGAAATAGGTAATGATGTGTGGATAGGTTACAACGCTACTATTATGCCTGGGGTCAAAGTTGCTGATGGTGCCATTATAGCAAGTAAATCTGTGGTAACGTCTGATGTGCCCGCCTATAGCATTGTTGGCGGTAACCCTGCAAAATTGA
This genomic window contains:
- a CDS encoding Vat family streptogramin A O-acetyltransferase — translated: MNGPNPNNPSPMEGFPQVCYLKDFITSANIEVGDYTYYDDPDGPENFEKNVLYHFDFIGDRLIIGKFCAIAKDVTFIMNGANHQTSGFSTYPFFIFGNGWEKSAPQQGDLPFKGDTEIGNDVWIGYNATIMPGVKVADGAIIASKSVVTSDVPAYSIVGGNPAKLIKKRFDDATINKLLAIAWWDWSSEKITAHLDAITHSDIDVLAKI